The Nicotiana tabacum cultivar K326 chromosome 5, ASM71507v2, whole genome shotgun sequence sequence agcaataataatatagttgaacaaatagagaaaatactacggcaaatttatattaacgtaacaagaaaatcatcctccaataggttcaaTCAAAATCCTAGAttaggagtttagctactcatactcatagtaacaatatccaaagtactttgcataattaaaatacaaagTAAAGATGAAAGGATATAGAAATCAATGATTCTAACTACCAACGGTTGTTCCACGAGCAATCCTTGCCTCCGGTTGCAAAAGTCCTTCAAAGTGGCATTTTAAGGTTTAtttatgtgtaggaaaagacctaaacgtgtaggtcaagtcctagtcaaaccagggACGAAATAAATCTTCAAAACTCGGAATGTGTGCGCCTAGACCTGGCCTCGCGCGGTCTAACGCCTGGTAGACCTCGCCCTAGGCCTGGCATCGCCAGGTATAAGGCCTGCTCTATCTCGCCTACTTCCTCGCCTCGCCAGGTCTCTCACTAGCTACAATCTAGGCGTCGCTAGCTTGAAGAAAATATAGTGCTTAAAAAATATGGGGGGTGAGGAGAGtatcataaaaaatattttttcctctctaaccaaacactagaaaatattttctcaccaatcaaacaagagaaaataagtgataaaaccactcattttccatgaaaatatttCTTAGGAAAACATTGTccatggaaaacattttccttcgtaAAAACACACCCTTAATTCCAATTACGATCGTGATACTTTTCCTATCTAACTCAAAAGACAATTTCCATGTGATCATTGGATTcttagtgtcacgatccaaaatccattagtcgtgatgtcacctagcccaacccgctaggtaagccaactaattactatccaatttcaatatttctaataacaattaaacaaataaattaTCTGGATCTATTACATTTCCCAAACAACGTGTAAAAAGCTTAAAGCTCCATGCCAAACCTCATCCACTATATCCTGTTGGCTTTACAATTATTTATTGAGTCCACAAAACTAAAGAATTATACATAACAAATTAAATGCCTTAAATTTGCCATTTAAGTGGTGATTTCATCAGTGACAATATAATTATTCGTATATCAATGTGCTATAAGCTTTGAAAGTACAAGAACTTGTTATAAGCAACTTATCCAGTTACCAACTTTAATTCATTTAAATAGAAAATTCTATTTTAGTATCGAATAATTGAAATGCCTAGGCAATCATGTTAAGGGCTTGCTAAAAGAAGAAATTCTTATAGTATAAGATGATCGTCCTAGTCCTAGAAATAAAATCATAGGGAGTCACTAACTGAGTGGAATATGAATCGGACGTCAGTAAGTTAATTGGCAACACATATGAATGATTTTTGATAATCATTGAGGTACGTACAAAATAGGAACATCTCCATGCTATTTCAATATTGTCCAAGAAAAAAGTCTTCAAAAATATATTACTAACTAACACCAAATGTTACATAGAGCCTTTTTAATTTACCAGGCAgttaaaagattaaaaaaaacaacaaaaaaaaaaactcaaagtACCTccccagaaaaagaaaaaaaaaacaacaggAAAAAGAATTAAATGAAAAAGGCAAAAATTCCCATCTTTCGTCTGTTCTTTTTTGCTTCTAATAATTCCTCAACCAAAAATTAAGCTTTTGGTGCTTCCCTAGCTAACATGGGGGGCTGTGGCATTGGTACACTAATTAATTGGAGTTTGGATTTTGTTTGCATCACTATTTTTttgcatttctatatcattaatTGCTTCATTATCTGGAAGAATCATCATTTGATTATTTCCGTTAACTCCCTTCACTGCTTCAGGAATTATTGCCTCCTCAATTTCCTTCTCTTTGTACTCCTTGTATTTTCCCCATAGAACTGAGTATAGCCCTGCCACTATGAGCACTGCCCCAAGAATTCTGAACCCAAAAGAGAAAATAATTAATATTCAGTTTACTAAATGAAAATAAAACCAGAAAAGATAAAATGTTGAGAGATATTGAAATTACCCTCCAATATAGattttttcagcaagaatgaaaGAGCCCATAGTTGCAACAATAATCATCATTAAAGGACTAAAAGCAGTCACAAAAACAGGTCCTCTTTTCTCCATTACAACACCTTGTACATAGTATGCTATACTTGATGATACTATTCcctgaaaattaaatattttgttattcATCATTAATTCTTATATattattttgacaaaatcaatAGTAGTCCAAAttgaaaggaaagaaattaaacTTACTGCATAGGCAGCAGCTAATAGATTCATGTCAAATCCAATAGTCCAAACAGAAGGCTTGTGCTCCATTACAAATGTGACTGCTATAGATTGTAAGGTTCCCATAAAGCAAACAAGTGCAGTTAGAGAAAGTGGAGCTGTGTATTTCCTCATTGCGATATTCTGCACAAATATTAAATCACCATTTaggaaaccaaaaataaaaaagatttttTCTGGAAATTGTtgaaaagagaaaatgaaaaaaatgggaATTAAGTATACATAAGTGTACTATTACACACctgaagaatgaagaaagaagcCCAAGCAAGAGTTGCAAAAATGAGGAGAAT is a genomic window containing:
- the LOC107828115 gene encoding WAT1-related protein At5g07050-like, with the protein product MEGKGECGCSFFQRAKPYIAMISLQFGYAGMNIITKVSLNRGMSHYVLVVYRHAFATAVIAPFALILERKIRPKMSLMMFLQIFVLGLLGPVIDQNFYYAGLKYTPPTFSCAMSNMLPAMTFVMAVICRMEKVDIKKVRCQAKVLGTIVTVAGAMLMTLYKGHVVNLLWSNHTTINSSVQETSGANSDKDWFKGSILLIFATLAWASFFILQNIAMRKYTAPLSLTALVCFMGTLQSIAVTFVMEHKPSVWTIGFDMNLLAAAYAGIVSSSIAYYVQGVVMEKRGPVFVTAFSPLMMIIVATMGSFILAEKIYIGGILGAVLIVAGLYSVLWGKYKEYKEKEIEEAIIPEAVKGVNGNNQMMILPDNEAINDIEMQKNSDANKIQTPIN